A window from Ardenticatena maritima encodes these proteins:
- the secG gene encoding preprotein translocase subunit SecG encodes MLTAIYIALLLVSIGLIVVVLMQAKGSGLGGIFGSDPGVYKTRRGVEKTIFNLTIVLAVLFLALDMLAVLLSS; translated from the coding sequence GTGCTGACGGCAATTTACATCGCATTATTACTCGTTTCCATTGGGTTGATCGTCGTTGTGTTGATGCAAGCCAAGGGCTCCGGACTTGGCGGCATTTTTGGCAGCGACCCCGGTGTCTACAAAACGCGCCGTGGTGTTGAAAAGACCATTTTCAACCTGACGATTGTGCTGGCTGTTCTCTTCCTGGCGCTCGACATGCTGGCTGTGTTGCTGTCCAGTTAA
- a CDS encoding glycosyltransferase family 4 protein codes for MASRIRPTSEALSKTESEPSHATSLQPHKTPTTTHQILMLAPTMFFADYGCHVRIYEEAIALRALGHTIRILAYPNGRDIGGLTVRRSPGVPFNYRVVVGSSKHKIYLDALLGLTSLHEVFANTPTLIHAHLHEGALIGSVLARVRRLPLIFDFQGSMTAEMIDHGFLKRNSPFYRLLWQLEKWIDHQPDAILTSSHNAADLLIHTFGVPANRIYPVPDCVNTDIFRPRTKEDADEIKTLKQRLGIPADRIVITYLGLLAEYQGTGLLLEAAQRILHERRDVHFLIMGYPNEPLYRQRAHALGIQEHVTFTGRMPYEDAPRYLRIGDIAVAPKMSATEGSGKLLNYMATALPTVAFDTPVSREYLGEWGVYAEPFSAESFARALLDLLETPHEWPILGNALRRRVQERFSWDQAARFITSVYERVLR; via the coding sequence ATGGCTTCCAGGATACGCCCGACGTCCGAAGCCCTTTCCAAAACCGAGTCTGAACCATCACACGCAACGTCGCTCCAACCGCATAAAACGCCTACCACTACCCATCAAATTCTCATGCTGGCGCCCACCATGTTCTTCGCCGATTATGGGTGCCATGTGCGCATCTACGAAGAAGCCATCGCCTTGCGCGCCCTGGGGCACACCATTCGCATCCTCGCCTACCCCAACGGGCGCGACATCGGCGGCTTGACTGTGCGGCGCTCGCCCGGTGTTCCCTTCAACTACCGCGTAGTGGTAGGCTCATCCAAACACAAAATCTACCTCGACGCCCTGCTCGGGCTCACATCATTGCATGAAGTTTTTGCCAACACCCCCACGCTCATTCACGCCCATCTGCACGAAGGGGCGCTCATCGGCTCCGTCCTGGCGCGCGTGCGCCGTTTGCCGCTCATCTTCGACTTTCAGGGCAGTATGACGGCCGAAATGATTGACCACGGCTTCCTGAAACGCAACAGCCCGTTCTACCGCCTGCTCTGGCAACTCGAAAAGTGGATTGACCATCAACCTGACGCCATTCTCACCAGCTCACACAATGCCGCCGACCTGCTCATTCACACCTTTGGCGTTCCCGCCAACCGCATCTACCCCGTACCCGATTGCGTCAACACCGACATCTTCCGCCCACGCACCAAAGAAGACGCTGACGAGATAAAAACGCTCAAACAGCGCCTGGGCATTCCCGCCGACCGCATTGTCATCACCTATCTTGGGCTGCTGGCGGAATACCAGGGTACCGGCCTGCTTCTGGAAGCGGCTCAACGCATCCTGCACGAACGGCGCGACGTCCATTTCCTGATTATGGGCTACCCCAACGAACCGCTTTATCGCCAGCGCGCCCATGCGTTGGGTATCCAGGAGCATGTGACCTTCACAGGGCGTATGCCCTACGAAGACGCACCGCGCTATTTGCGCATTGGCGACATTGCTGTTGCGCCAAAGATGAGCGCCACCGAAGGCAGCGGCAAATTGCTCAACTACATGGCAACAGCTCTGCCAACCGTCGCTTTTGATACGCCCGTTAGCCGCGAATATTTGGGCGAGTGGGGCGTCTATGCCGAACCATTCTCGGCGGAATCGTTTGCGCGCGCGCTGCTCGACCTCTTGGAGACACCCCATGAATGGCCTATCCTGGGCAATGCGCTCCGGCGGCGCGTGCAAGAACGCTTCTCCTGGGACCAAGCCGCCCGCTTCATCACATCGGTCTATGAGCGGGTTTTGCGCTGA